The proteins below come from a single Leptospirillum ferriphilum genomic window:
- a CDS encoding BamA/TamA family outer membrane protein has product MNHLRFLFLSALFPMVFFLFLLTSFDAEGQGALPPMPAVPGNPSTSQNFPTLPIGVPPPFAYSTPTENTVVIPVPAIGDSYNSGPTFGTLIPILYAKPSGRITSILAPSVMWNPYMGTEIGIRYYRFYKGNLRRWHAMAIQSNSLMNFYEVHYRDLAAGNGRYILDVRAKEFKNPMARFYGLGPNSLFSDQSNFTLAETSAHVTGGINAFNGKVRMWLMERYRIYGAASPGQYPGLPYSATLFPDVNGFAQGAVIYTHRADITYDTRDNHLIPTEGTYARGFAELDQNLTPGQNTIFDRFNVEYKTWISYGEEDQNVIAIRGMLNLMNGPNIPFFAQSMLGGAFTLEGYGTGRFYGYDASLFNLEDRIKAFDLNLFGVSSEFQVAPFVDVGEVFQTEAQALNPGDYAINPGVGLRALVKPDVVGRLDLGYSTEAGVVTFLGIGFPF; this is encoded by the coding sequence GTGAACCATCTCCGATTCCTTTTTTTGAGCGCCCTGTTTCCGATGGTCTTTTTCCTTTTCCTTCTGACGTCTTTTGATGCAGAAGGGCAAGGGGCCCTGCCCCCGATGCCGGCCGTTCCGGGCAACCCTTCAACGTCGCAAAATTTTCCGACTCTTCCGATTGGTGTTCCTCCACCCTTTGCCTATAGCACTCCGACCGAAAATACGGTGGTTATCCCGGTTCCGGCGATTGGCGATTCCTATAATTCAGGTCCGACCTTTGGAACCCTGATCCCCATTCTCTATGCCAAACCAAGCGGACGGATCACTTCCATCCTGGCCCCTTCGGTCATGTGGAACCCTTACATGGGGACCGAAATCGGAATTCGCTATTACCGGTTCTACAAGGGAAACCTTCGGCGCTGGCACGCCATGGCAATCCAGTCCAACTCCCTCATGAATTTTTACGAAGTCCATTATCGGGATCTTGCGGCGGGAAATGGTCGGTATATTCTCGATGTCCGGGCAAAAGAATTCAAAAACCCGATGGCCCGGTTCTATGGGCTGGGGCCCAACTCCCTGTTTTCCGACCAGAGTAATTTTACCCTGGCGGAGACATCCGCCCATGTCACGGGCGGTATCAACGCCTTCAATGGAAAAGTCCGGATGTGGCTGATGGAGCGATACCGGATTTATGGTGCCGCCTCACCGGGGCAGTACCCGGGACTGCCCTATTCCGCAACACTCTTTCCGGATGTGAACGGTTTTGCCCAGGGAGCCGTGATCTACACCCACCGGGCGGACATCACCTACGACACCCGGGACAATCACTTGATCCCGACAGAGGGGACCTATGCCCGGGGCTTTGCGGAGCTCGACCAGAACCTGACCCCGGGCCAGAACACAATCTTTGACCGGTTCAATGTGGAATACAAGACCTGGATTTCATACGGGGAGGAGGACCAGAACGTCATTGCCATTCGGGGGATGCTGAATCTCATGAATGGTCCGAATATCCCCTTCTTCGCCCAGAGCATGCTGGGAGGGGCCTTCACCCTTGAGGGATACGGAACCGGCAGGTTTTATGGTTACGACGCTTCCCTGTTCAACCTCGAAGACCGGATCAAGGCCTTCGATCTCAACCTTTTTGGTGTCAGCAGTGAATTTCAGGTCGCTCCTTTCGTGGATGTGGGAGAAGTTTTTCAGACGGAAGCGCAAGCTCTGAACCCCGGGGATTATGCAATCAATCCCGGAGTGGGCTTGCGGGCTCTGGTCAAGCCGGATGTGGTCGGGCGTCTCGACCTCGGCTATTCGACCGAAGCGGGAGTCGTGACTTTCCTGGGAATCGGCTTTCCTTTTTGA
- the hpnA gene encoding hopanoid-associated sugar epimerase codes for MGKPLAMLTGATGFVGSWVASELLAEGFRVRCLIRPQSDRRNLPPESEDVEWFLGDLRDPASLVKSLAGATYVFHVAADYRIWSPHPGEMIRTNVEGTRSLLEACLRFPLEKIVYCSSVAALGARKDDVPITEGMPVDTQSLIGEYKMSKYLSEKVALDYADRLPVVVVNPSAPIGGRDIKPTPTGRIILDYMKGRMKAYVHTGLNVVHVKDVARGHLLAARSGKVGERYILANRNMLLREVFSILETQTGIPAPRVRMPKAALLPLAYLSEGVSRITGREPLVPLDGVRMAHKMMYYSGEKAVRELGLELTPVEKAFEEAVRYFSSNGYLGEPLR; via the coding sequence ATGGGTAAACCGTTGGCAATGCTCACCGGAGCGACCGGTTTTGTCGGATCTTGGGTCGCATCGGAACTGTTGGCGGAAGGGTTCCGGGTCCGTTGTCTCATTCGCCCTCAGAGCGACAGAAGGAACCTGCCACCGGAATCGGAGGACGTCGAGTGGTTTTTGGGTGATCTCCGGGATCCCGCGTCTCTGGTCAAGTCGCTTGCGGGAGCAACATACGTCTTTCATGTTGCGGCAGACTACCGGATCTGGTCTCCCCATCCCGGCGAAATGATCCGGACGAATGTCGAAGGGACACGCTCTCTGCTGGAAGCCTGCTTGCGCTTTCCCCTTGAGAAAATTGTCTACTGCAGCAGCGTGGCGGCGCTGGGAGCCCGAAAGGATGATGTCCCCATCACGGAGGGGATGCCAGTTGACACACAGTCCTTGATCGGGGAATATAAAATGTCGAAGTATCTGTCCGAAAAAGTCGCACTGGATTATGCGGACAGGCTTCCGGTGGTCGTGGTCAACCCCAGCGCACCCATCGGTGGACGGGATATCAAGCCAACGCCGACAGGACGGATTATCCTCGACTATATGAAGGGACGAATGAAAGCCTATGTTCATACAGGGCTTAATGTCGTCCATGTGAAGGATGTGGCCCGGGGACATCTTCTGGCCGCCCGGTCCGGGAAAGTGGGTGAGAGGTATATTCTGGCAAACCGGAATATGCTTCTCCGAGAAGTTTTTTCCATCCTGGAGACCCAGACCGGGATACCGGCTCCGCGTGTCCGGATGCCGAAAGCGGCCCTTCTTCCCTTGGCCTATCTTTCGGAAGGAGTTTCGCGGATCACGGGACGGGAACCACTGGTTCCGCTGGATGGTGTCCGGATGGCCCACAAGATGATGTACTATTCCGGTGAAAAGGCGGTTCGCGAACTGGGACTGGAACTGACTCCGGTGGAAAAGGCTTTCGAGGAGGCCGTCCGTTACTTCTCCTCGAACGGTTACCTCGGGGAACCTTTGCGGTAG
- the ispH gene encoding 4-hydroxy-3-methylbut-2-enyl diphosphate reductase, which translates to MDIFLPEYAGVCVGVKRAIKMAHKTAEEATGPVFILHEIVHNTHVVKDLSERGVKSVDEVKEVDKGTLIISAHGVAPEVIADARSRNLEVIDTTCPLVWKIHRIVKALAEKNYTIFLLGERNHDEVMGVQGVAKDHIHIFHKKEEIAHLPQTDGPVALVSQTTQSIKYFDEILDMLLERYPQLEIHNTICDATEKRQTSALAIAGDMDVMITVGSMSSANSRRLQEVSAGLCRASYLVDSANEVSDSWFKGGERVGVTAGASTPEWLIEGVIEKLMEISRAKGFEPSVTRNESSEEEFIETH; encoded by the coding sequence ATGGATATCTTTCTTCCGGAATACGCAGGGGTATGTGTCGGTGTCAAACGTGCGATCAAGATGGCTCACAAGACGGCTGAAGAAGCGACTGGCCCCGTCTTCATTCTTCATGAAATCGTCCACAATACCCATGTGGTGAAGGACTTGTCCGAAAGAGGTGTCAAGTCGGTTGATGAAGTGAAGGAAGTGGACAAGGGAACGCTGATTATCAGTGCGCATGGCGTGGCTCCCGAAGTCATTGCCGATGCCCGTTCCAGAAATCTCGAGGTGATCGACACGACGTGTCCCCTGGTCTGGAAGATTCACCGGATTGTGAAAGCCCTCGCAGAGAAAAACTACACGATCTTCCTCCTCGGAGAGAGAAACCACGATGAAGTGATGGGCGTCCAGGGTGTTGCAAAGGACCATATCCATATCTTTCACAAGAAAGAGGAGATCGCGCATCTTCCCCAGACGGATGGTCCTGTCGCGCTTGTTTCCCAGACGACACAAAGCATCAAATACTTTGACGAAATCCTGGACATGTTGCTGGAGCGCTATCCACAGCTGGAGATTCACAACACGATTTGCGATGCGACGGAAAAAAGGCAGACGTCAGCTCTTGCCATTGCCGGCGATATGGATGTCATGATTACAGTAGGTTCGATGAGCAGTGCGAATTCCCGTCGTCTTCAGGAAGTCTCGGCGGGGCTTTGCCGTGCGTCCTATCTGGTCGACAGCGCAAACGAAGTGTCGGATTCCTGGTTCAAGGGAGGAGAGCGCGTCGGGGTAACGGCCGGCGCTTCCACTCCCGAGTGGTTGATTGAAGGTGTGATCGAAAAATTGATGGAGATTTCGCGCGCAAAAGGCTTCGAGCCTTCGGTAACCCGGAACGAATCTTCTGAAGAAGAGTTTATTGAAACCCATTAA
- the hpnJ gene encoding hopanoid biosynthesis associated radical SAM protein HpnJ — protein sequence MPLKTLFLNPPSFDDFDGGAGARYQATREVRSFWYPTWLTYPAGLLPNSKVVDAPPLGWDVGKTLSLAKEFDIVILYTSTPSLQNDIQIAKGFKSLNPSILVGFVGPHPSVLPELTLKADPVIDFVVREEFDHAIPEIANGKPWDEVLGIHYRIDGEIRSTPDRPVLENLDNLPFASEVYRRDLNIMDYEIPWMKYPYVSIYTGRGCGSKCTFCLWPQTFSGNVYRTRSVENVIKEVAYIKKTFPGIKELFFDDDTLTEYRDRTRELSEALKPFNLSWGCNSKANVDFETLKMMKDSGCRVMVVGYESGNQQILNNVKKGIRIEQATEFTRNAHQLGMKIHGTFIFGLPGETPQTIEETIQFACDMDIETLQVSLASPYPGTHFYNFAKEKGYLMDSDMVSEDGIQTCNVSYPEIGSREIFMAVPKFYRKFYYRPRYIARVLKRALLSGAERKKIIREAGEYFRFMARRKEALRSPASR from the coding sequence ATGCCTCTGAAGACACTGTTTCTCAACCCGCCTTCCTTCGATGATTTTGATGGTGGTGCGGGCGCCCGTTACCAGGCCACAAGGGAAGTGCGTTCTTTCTGGTACCCCACATGGTTGACGTATCCGGCGGGACTCCTCCCGAACTCCAAAGTGGTGGACGCTCCCCCTCTGGGGTGGGACGTCGGGAAAACGCTTTCTCTCGCAAAAGAGTTTGATATTGTCATCCTTTACACCAGCACCCCCTCCTTGCAGAACGATATCCAGATCGCCAAGGGGTTCAAAAGCCTCAACCCTTCGATTCTGGTCGGATTTGTCGGCCCCCATCCAAGCGTTCTTCCCGAGTTGACGCTCAAGGCCGATCCGGTCATTGATTTTGTGGTCCGGGAAGAGTTTGACCACGCCATTCCGGAAATCGCGAACGGAAAGCCCTGGGATGAAGTTCTGGGAATTCACTACCGGATCGATGGGGAAATCCGTTCGACGCCGGATCGTCCCGTTCTCGAGAATCTCGACAACCTTCCCTTCGCTTCCGAAGTGTATCGCCGCGACCTGAATATCATGGATTACGAGATCCCCTGGATGAAGTATCCTTACGTCTCGATCTACACGGGACGCGGTTGTGGAAGCAAGTGCACATTTTGTTTGTGGCCGCAGACATTTTCCGGGAACGTGTACCGGACCCGGAGTGTCGAAAACGTCATCAAGGAAGTGGCCTATATCAAAAAAACCTTCCCGGGTATCAAAGAGTTGTTTTTTGATGATGATACCCTGACAGAGTATCGGGACCGGACCCGGGAGCTTTCGGAGGCCCTCAAGCCTTTTAACCTGTCCTGGGGATGCAACTCGAAAGCCAATGTGGATTTCGAGACCCTGAAGATGATGAAGGATTCCGGCTGCCGGGTGATGGTCGTTGGGTACGAGTCCGGAAACCAGCAGATCCTGAATAATGTGAAAAAAGGGATCCGGATAGAGCAGGCCACAGAGTTCACCCGAAATGCCCATCAGCTCGGCATGAAAATTCACGGAACCTTCATTTTTGGTCTTCCGGGAGAAACCCCCCAGACGATCGAGGAAACGATCCAGTTTGCCTGCGACATGGATATCGAGACGCTTCAGGTTTCTCTGGCCTCTCCTTATCCGGGAACCCACTTCTACAACTTTGCCAAGGAAAAGGGATACCTGATGGATTCGGACATGGTGTCCGAAGACGGAATCCAGACATGCAATGTGAGCTATCCCGAAATCGGATCCCGGGAAATTTTCATGGCCGTTCCGAAGTTCTACCGGAAGTTTTACTACCGACCGCGATATATTGCCCGGGTTCTCAAGCGCGCACTTTTGAGCGGTGCGGAGCGCAAAAAGATTATTCGGGAAGCCGGCGAGTACTTCCGCTTCATGGCCCGCCGCAAGGAAGCACTCAGGTCTCCGGCCAGCCGTTAA
- a CDS encoding glycosyltransferase gives MTPLNIFPGSLLPRLPVLMASLLVGAGGIGVFFDFLAYLGGRKLFSRKNTPEDRLSWPSILMIKPVKGLDEGARENFLSFLQQDYPEYQILFVVGDGSDPVVELLRELQAEYPEKVRFKIIFEHSGTNRKMNNVNRAFEGENGELILLNDSDIRVDPRYLKSIVRPMLDDPSVGMVTCLQRGTPAGGWSSRLASLMLNSEAIPQALVAYRLFPIDFAFGPTMLLRRDALEKSGGFSALTDILADDYHLAQNVVREGYKIHLSSYLVDARIGEESAGDLWQHEIRWVRTYRNCRPVGYAFSILTRPFVFLLTGGLLAAATGQIALAGGSLFLYLLHFLILITLSDQMLDRPLDGKDLCLFPVREALSLLLYLGSFGSRIVWRGHAYRLMPDGTLRAMDSSSFAAGPASGREAP, from the coding sequence ATGACCCCTTTGAACATTTTCCCCGGTTCCCTCCTTCCCCGATTGCCTGTTCTCATGGCGAGTCTTCTTGTCGGGGCGGGAGGCATCGGGGTTTTTTTTGACTTCCTCGCCTATCTTGGTGGCCGGAAACTGTTTTCCCGGAAAAACACTCCGGAAGACAGGTTGTCCTGGCCCTCCATCCTCATGATCAAGCCCGTCAAGGGGCTCGATGAAGGTGCCCGGGAAAATTTTCTTTCCTTCCTTCAGCAGGACTACCCGGAGTATCAGATCCTTTTTGTGGTGGGAGATGGATCGGATCCCGTTGTTGAGCTGTTGAGAGAACTGCAGGCGGAGTATCCTGAAAAGGTACGTTTCAAGATTATCTTCGAACATTCCGGCACCAACCGTAAAATGAATAACGTCAACCGGGCTTTTGAGGGAGAAAATGGGGAGCTTATCCTCCTGAACGACAGCGACATCCGGGTCGATCCGAGATACCTGAAATCGATTGTGAGACCGATGCTGGACGACCCGTCCGTGGGGATGGTGACCTGCCTCCAGCGGGGAACCCCGGCGGGGGGATGGTCTTCCCGTCTGGCCTCCCTCATGCTCAACTCGGAAGCCATTCCCCAGGCATTGGTGGCCTACAGGTTGTTTCCCATCGATTTTGCTTTTGGTCCAACGATGCTTCTGCGACGGGATGCTCTGGAAAAATCGGGCGGTTTCTCGGCTTTGACCGATATTCTGGCGGACGATTATCATCTTGCCCAGAATGTTGTCCGGGAGGGCTACAAAATTCATTTGTCCTCTTACCTTGTGGATGCCCGGATCGGCGAAGAGTCTGCCGGGGATCTCTGGCAACATGAAATTCGATGGGTTCGGACCTACCGCAACTGTCGCCCTGTCGGGTATGCGTTTTCGATTCTGACCCGGCCGTTTGTTTTTCTTCTGACCGGTGGGCTGCTGGCAGCCGCCACCGGTCAGATAGCCCTGGCTGGAGGCTCTCTTTTTCTTTACCTTCTCCATTTTCTGATCCTCATCACCCTGTCGGACCAGATGCTCGATCGTCCTCTGGACGGGAAGGATCTGTGTCTGTTTCCGGTTCGGGAAGCCCTGTCGCTTTTGCTCTATCTTGGGAGTTTCGGGTCCCGAATCGTCTGGCGGGGACATGCCTACAGACTGATGCCGGACGGAACGCTTCGGGCGATGGACTCCTCCAGCTTTGCCGCGGGTCCGGCTTCCGGGAGGGAAGCTCCCTGA
- a CDS encoding DMT family transporter, translated as MKETADPNSSGQGGRLNRILKNPRVLGGVFLQAIYYVLLLSLIQKAPVSLVVPMTGFGYVLTAFLARIFLAEPVSPGRWAGIFLITVGVIFISRAGQ; from the coding sequence ATGAAGGAAACGGCCGATCCCAACTCGTCAGGGCAGGGGGGGAGGCTGAATCGCATCCTGAAGAATCCCCGGGTTCTTGGCGGTGTCTTTCTTCAGGCGATCTATTACGTTCTCCTTCTTTCCCTGATCCAGAAGGCCCCCGTCAGTCTTGTCGTTCCCATGACCGGGTTCGGTTATGTTCTGACGGCATTTCTGGCCAGGATTTTTCTGGCGGAACCCGTTTCTCCCGGTCGATGGGCAGGAATCTTCCTCATTACCGTCGGCGTCATTTTCATCTCCCGGGCTGGTCAATAG
- a CDS encoding carotenoid biosynthesis protein: MHLLMSTLLFRWYVFFFWGIGLFLLARQTDFFPALTRFIFAYLIAYGCEDASSRPDGWFPFGHYAYLPTTRGQEIWIGHLPLMDSLSFAFLMVASLGTMAIFQGKNLRDALTGRFDRDKVDLWMRALIAFVLIDVVIDPASLRGNRWFLGQIYYYPAGGRYFGVPLANFAGWAVVGTLILMAWSLPLPPVRKVSLQGVGSPFSGIDQWGPVFLYSSVFLFNLSIAVYLGEWGLGLADIFVGLLVFFTGVCCRKTPKV; this comes from the coding sequence ATGCATCTTCTGATGTCTACCCTCTTGTTTCGCTGGTATGTTTTTTTCTTTTGGGGGATCGGTCTTTTCCTCCTTGCCCGTCAGACAGATTTTTTTCCGGCCCTCACCCGGTTCATTTTTGCGTATCTGATTGCCTATGGCTGCGAGGACGCCTCTTCCCGACCGGATGGGTGGTTTCCGTTTGGGCATTACGCCTATCTTCCGACGACCCGAGGACAGGAAATCTGGATAGGGCACCTTCCATTGATGGACTCCCTCTCTTTTGCATTCCTAATGGTCGCAAGCCTTGGCACGATGGCGATCTTTCAGGGGAAAAACCTGCGGGATGCGCTCACCGGTCGATTTGACCGTGACAAAGTCGATTTATGGATGAGAGCATTGATTGCCTTTGTTTTGATCGATGTGGTCATTGATCCGGCCTCCTTGAGAGGAAATCGGTGGTTTTTGGGACAGATTTACTATTACCCGGCCGGAGGGCGCTACTTTGGCGTGCCGCTTGCCAATTTTGCCGGATGGGCCGTTGTCGGTACGTTGATCCTGATGGCCTGGTCTCTGCCACTTCCGCCAGTCCGGAAGGTTTCACTGCAGGGTGTCGGTTCCCCTTTTTCGGGGATCGATCAATGGGGCCCCGTTTTCCTCTATTCCAGCGTGTTTCTGTTCAACCTGTCCATTGCAGTCTATTTGGGAGAATGGGGTCTGGGATTGGCGGATATTTTTGTCGGACTTCTGGTTTTTTTTACGGGAGTCTGTTGCAGGAAAACTCCAAAAGTCTGA
- a CDS encoding sirohydrochlorin chelatase gives MVRKKWGVLLVVHGSPDNRGNLHVLEAYARLKDRLGGEIPLEIGFIEHAQPSVDDSLDLLAEKVDGVALVPLLLFDAGHSKNDMSSYIKRARKLHPGLEIIRDWALGTDQTVVSLLLEILPPIEDNVRETLVIVGRGSLDANANASLFYQGRRLWERRKGTLPLFSFISVTEPRLSGLLESLPPDRQDRLVLLPYFLFEGVLMDRIRNLGASYREKNAFSGTILVTPPFGDHPVFLDHIADRIHRLLRTGKTPMPRWPVVHPDESAEQLTLTEREF, from the coding sequence GTGGTCCGGAAAAAATGGGGCGTTCTTCTTGTGGTCCATGGGAGCCCCGATAACCGGGGAAACCTTCACGTCCTTGAGGCGTATGCCCGCCTGAAGGATCGGCTTGGAGGAGAAATCCCCCTGGAAATAGGGTTTATCGAACATGCACAGCCGTCTGTCGACGATTCCCTGGATCTTCTTGCGGAGAAAGTCGATGGAGTTGCGCTGGTTCCGCTCCTGCTGTTCGATGCCGGCCACTCGAAAAACGATATGTCTTCCTATATCAAGAGGGCCAGAAAGCTCCATCCGGGACTTGAAATCATTCGGGACTGGGCTCTTGGAACAGATCAGACTGTCGTCTCCCTCCTTCTGGAAATCCTCCCTCCGATTGAGGACAATGTCCGAGAAACCCTGGTCATTGTTGGTCGCGGCAGTCTTGATGCCAACGCCAATGCGTCCCTTTTTTATCAGGGCAGGAGGCTTTGGGAGCGGAGAAAAGGAACGCTTCCTCTGTTTTCCTTTATCAGTGTGACGGAACCCCGATTGTCTGGTCTGCTCGAAAGCCTTCCTCCGGATCGTCAAGATCGCCTGGTGCTTCTTCCCTATTTTCTTTTTGAAGGTGTCCTGATGGACCGGATTCGAAACCTTGGCGCCAGCTATCGTGAGAAAAATGCTTTCTCCGGCACGATTCTGGTCACTCCGCCTTTTGGAGATCATCCGGTTTTTCTGGACCATATCGCCGACAGAATTCACCGCCTTCTCCGGACCGGAAAAACTCCGATGCCCCGATGGCCTGTCGTCCACCCCGACGAGTCTGCCGAACAGCTGACACTCACAGAAAGGGAATTCTGA